In the genome of Vicia villosa cultivar HV-30 ecotype Madison, WI linkage group LG7, Vvil1.0, whole genome shotgun sequence, one region contains:
- the LOC131620452 gene encoding acidic endochitinase-like, which translates to MAFKLTISFTFLSIVMLALASGSNAGKIAIYWGQNGNEGTLAEACATGNYEYVIIAFLPTFGDGQTPMINLAGHCDPYSNECIGLTSDIKSCQAKGIKVLLSIGGGAGSYSIASTQDASGVATYLWNNFLGGKSSSRPLGPAVLDGIDFDIEGGSNQHWGDLARYLKGYNKKVYITAAPQCPFPDAWIGNALTTGLFDYVWVQFYNNPPCQYNPSEISNFEDAWKQWISGIPANKIFLGLPASPTAAGSGFIPATDLTSTVLPAIKGSAKYGGVMLWSRYDDVQSGYSSSIKSHV; encoded by the coding sequence ATGGCATTCAAGTTAACAATCTCATTCACATTCTTATCTATAGTCATGCTAGCACTAGCAAGTGGTTCTAATGCTGGCAAAATTGCAATCTACTGGGGCCAGAACGGAAATGAGGGCACATTAGCCGAGGCTTGCGCCACTGGTAACTATGAATATGTGATCATAGCCTTCTTACCGACCTTCGGCGATGGCCAAACTCCCATGATCAATCTAGCTGGTCATTGTGATCCATACAGTAACGAATGCATCGGCTTAACCTCAGACATCAAATCATGTCAAGCTAAAGGCATCAAAGTATTGCTATCAATAGGAGGAGGTGCTGGAAGTTACTCAATTGCTTCAACGCAAGATGCAAGTGGTGTGGCAACTTATCTTTGGAATAACTTCTTAGGTGGGAAATCTTCCTCTCGCCCTCTTGGTCCTGCTGTTCTTGATGGCATTGACTTCGATATCGAAGGAGGATCAAACCAACATTGGGGCGATCTTGCAAGATACCTTAAAGGGTATAACAAGAAGGTTTACATAACTGCAGCTCCTCAGTGCCCATTTCCTGATGCTTGGATAGGAAATGCACTTACAACGGGCCTTTTCGATTATGTTTGGGTACAATTCTACAATAATCCTCCTTGTCAATACAATCCTAGTGAAATTAGCAACTTTGAAGATGCATGGAAGCAATGGATATCAGGTATCCCTGCAAACAAGATATTCTTAGGGCTACCTGCTTCTCCAACAGCTGCAGGAAGTGGCTTTATTCCTGCAACGGATCTTACTTCTACTGTGCTTCCAGCTATCAAGGGTTCTGCTAAATATGGCGGTGTTATGTTGTGGTCTAGGTATGATGATGTTCAGAGTGGCTATAGCTCCTCCATCAAGAGCCATGTGTGA
- the LOC131620451 gene encoding probable hexosyltransferase MUCI70: MSSGMALLRNNAELFPERRVIIDAALNSITKSDHGSKVLRRGSKRFSRITKQRLLRWIFLLLALFSIYVTVCGLKEFLQAKIESRFSTPLDLEGERYLEENSLSQNYGRPPKSKRRKHFPCEVGLLQSVDGLIEPKDYMNFTWVSQDYVFSEEKTSENDLFEPRFGGHATLEERENSFYVKNQTIHCGFVKGPPGYPSTGFDLDENDKAYMFSCKVAVSSCIFGSSDYIRRPTSKLISQYSKDNVCFVMFMDDQTLSKLSSEGNSPDERGYIGLWKVVIVQSLPYDDMRRTGKVPKFLSHRLFPNSRYSIWLDSKMRLTSDPMLIIEYFLWRTKAEYAISNHYDRHSVWEEVLQNKRLNKYNHTAIDEQFSFYESDGLPRFEPSNHNPLPSYVPEGSFIVRAHTPMSNLFSCLWFNEVDRFTSRDQLSFAYTYLKLRRMNPDRPFHLYMFKDCERRALLKLFRHRTAPSPPGTA, encoded by the exons ATGTCCTCTGGCATGGCTCTTTTAAGAAACAATGCTGAATTATTTCCAGAGAGAAGAGTCATCATTGACGCAGCTTTAAATTCTATTACTAAAAGTGATCATGGCTCTAAAGTTTTACGTCGTGGTAGTAAAAGGTTCAGTAGGATCACTAAACAGAGACTTTTGCGCTGGATTTTCCTCCTCTTGGCACTCTTTTCCATTTACGTAACAGTTTGTGGACTGAAAGAGTTTTTACAAG CTAAAATCGAATCCAGATTCTCGACTCCACTTGATCTTGAGGGAGAGCGTTACCTAGAAGAGAATAGTTTGTCACAAAACTATGGAAGGCCACCTAAAAGCAAGCGTCGGAAGC ATTTTCCTTGTGAAGTTGGACTTCTGCAATCAGTAGATGGCCTTATTGAACCCAAAGATTATATGAACTTCACATGGGTTTCTCAAGATTATGTTTTCAGTGAAGAAAAAACATCGGAAAATGATTTATTTGAACCTCGATTTGGAGGGCATGCAACTCTAGAGGAAAGAGAAAACTCATTTTATGTGAAAAACCAGACAATCCATTGTGGTTTTGTCAAGGGACCGCCAGGATATCCAAGCACTGGATTTGATTTAGATGAAAATGATAAAGCATACATGTTCAGCTGTAAGGTTGCAGTTTCTTCATGCATTTTCGGAAGCTCGGATTATATTCGGAGGCCTACAAGTAAACTG ATCAGTCAATATTCAAAGGACAATGTATGTTTTGTCATGTTCATGGATGATCAAACACTGTCCAAACTTTCGTCAGAAGGAAACAGTCCTGATGAAAGAGGTTACATTGGCCTATGGAAAGTAGTTATTGTACAAAGCTTACCATATGACGACATGCGTAGAACCGGCAAGGTGCCAAAATTCTTATCACACCGTCTCTTCCCAAATTCGAG GTATTCAATTTGGCTTGACAGCAAGATGCGACTCACGTCTGACCCTATGCTGATTATTGAATATTTTTTGTGGCGAACAAAGGCAGAATATGCCATTTCGAATCATTATGATCGTCACAGTGTCTGGGAGGAGGTACTCCAAAATAAGCGCTTAAATAAATACAACCACACAGCAATTGATGAACAGTTTAGCTTTTACGAGTCTGATGGCCTCCCCAGGTTTGAACCATCAAACCATAATCCTCTTCCAAGCT ATGTTCCTGAGGGTTCCTTTATAGTCAGGGCGCATACACCAATGTCAAATTTATTTTCCTGTCTTTGGTTTAATGAAGTTGATAGATTTACATCCCGTGATCAACTAAGCTTTGCATATACTTATTTGAAGCTCAGGAGAATGAATCCAGATAGACCATTTCATCTGTATATGTTCAAG GATTGTGAACGTAGAGCATTGCTGAAGCTATTCCGGCACAGGACAGCTCCATCTCCACCAGGGACTGCTTGA